CCGCGCGGGAAACAAAATCGAAAGGTTGAATTTCTCCGTTATTGATCATGGCTATGGCGACCGAATCAGCAACAAGCGGACGGAATTCCTCCATCAGATCGAGCGCGAGCGCCGGACGGCCATAATGTGACTGATGATAAAAGCCCAGGTATGGATCCATGCCAACGGCTGTAGCAGACGACAAAGTATCCTTCATGAGCATCGAATACAAGAAAGATAACAGCGCATTAACCGGATCCCGCGGCGGCCGGCGATTGCGCGAGTGAAAATCGAAAAGAATGTTTCCTCCATTCCTGGACTTCAACATTTGGGGCAAATGTGAAAAGTACTCCCGCGCAGCCATGCCTTCACAACCAAGAAGCTGGTCCATCGTCTCGCATCGATCGGCCCTGCCGCGCCATTGAACAAGCCTGTTCAGCGTTTCTTTCGGGACATCGTGTGCATTGCGCCGCAAAAACGTTCTGCAATTTCGAATCTTTCCCGAAACAAATGCTTTCGACAGCGCAAGCGTGTAAGAAAGGTCTGCTGACTTTGCGAACTGCGCCTTTCTTAATTCAATGTTTTTATGCGGCGGTTGAGTGGTGACCGCCACAAGCCACCCACCAGAAGAAAGATGGATGATCGGGATTTCTCGCATAGCCAATTCCCGCAATGCCTGTGCCGATATTTGATTATTTCCGAAAAGGCATAACTGTGTGACATCAAGAAGCTTGACGCGATCGATTACTTTTCCTTTTTCGCGTATTTCCAAAAGCTCTCCGCTGATTCCAACACTGCGCGCGTAGCCCTGAACATACAGCGGCATTCCATCATCCCTGGCGGGGATGAGTCGCCGGACGTCGGAATTTCCTGCGACTGCCGGTGGCCTGAGGGCGCCCGGCGCCAGGTCGCTCCTTAGTAGATTCGTTTCATCAGGCAGGCAGATGCTAACCAGCGAGCACCTCCCGCATTTGGGAGATTGAACGAGCGGTGGTGGAAGAATTCCCGACTTTGCCGCGTTCCGTGCTTGGGCCAACAATTCCAGAGTTCTTTGTACAAGAATTTCGGTAAAAAGCACAGGAACGCGTTTCTGCGCCTCAGCAAAATACAACACACCCTGATCGCAGGAATAGCCGTTCCTTTGAAGAAGAAGGCCTTGCAAACATACCTGCACGCGTTCCGGTTCATACGCCCCTTCAGGAATATCCGGAGGTTTGCCACGCTTATAATCTACTGGAACAACTTTTTCATCTTCCCCTTCGAGTAAATCGATTCTTGCAATCGCACCTAATTCATGATCAGACAGTAATACGGAGCGAGCATGGATCGTGTCTTGTTTCGACAATTCGGTTGGACCAGGTGCAACGCCTTTTTCGTGATCAACGCGCCGGTGTATGAGGCGGCCATCCAGAGTATCGCTGTTGTGCCGAAACTGCTGGTCGACATATTCCAGATGAAAGAGGCGAGGACAATAGGCATATTCATTCAACATCCGGGCCGGCAAAAGATTTTCGCGCGCCTCTTGCTCATGGGCAACTTCGATCGGTTCCGGGTTTGCCATATGATTGCAAT
The bacterium DNA segment above includes these coding regions:
- the cas1 gene encoding CRISPR-associated endonuclease Cas1, which produces MANPEPIEVAHEQEARENLLPARMLNEYAYCPRLFHLEYVDQQFRHNSDTLDGRLIHRRVDHEKGVAPGPTELSKQDTIHARSVLLSDHELGAIARIDLLEGEDEKVVPVDYKRGKPPDIPEGAYEPERVQVCLQGLLLQRNGYSCDQGVLYFAEAQKRVPVLFTEILVQRTLELLAQARNAAKSGILPPPLVQSPKCGRCSLVSICLPDETNLLRSDLAPGALRPPAVAGNSDVRRLIPARDDGMPLYVQGYARSVGISGELLEIREKGKVIDRVKLLDVTQLCLFGNNQISAQALRELAMREIPIIHLSSGGWLVAVTTQPPHKNIELRKAQFAKSADLSYTLALSKAFVSGKIRNCRTFLRRNAHDVPKETLNRLVQWRGRADRCETMDQLLGCEGMAAREYFSHLPQMLKSRNGGNILFDFHSRNRRPPRDPVNALLSFLYSMLMKDTLSSATAVGMDPYLGFYHQSHYGRPALALDLMEEFRPLVADSVAIAMINNGEIQPFDFVSRAGATGLTETGRRHVLAAYERRMDTLITHPLFGYSISYRRVLEVQARLVSRCITGELERYIPFCTR